In Actinoplanes derwentensis, the following proteins share a genomic window:
- a CDS encoding M23 family metallopeptidase, whose protein sequence is MTLRRPRKVVLLVALVVTLALLCCGGSLTVLLLNGLNNDDNRLLNASLGCGKGGVVDPDSDLPRIRPYGAEQIRNAATIINVGADLELPPRAWVIAVATAMQESALSNLGHLGTRNDHDSLGLFQQRPSTGWGTPKQVQDPVYASTKFYNKLKTIEGWENMSLTRAAQKVQVSAFPDAYAKHEPLATEIVNTLADGAAQAVGDSASLECAGAGQIAASGWTNPVKAPVGSGFRSPERPTHQGVDLIVEKYRPIIAVASGVVSLVKCDEDFRGRKTCNVDGYPGKGGCGWMVEIIHAGDVMTRYCHMVQRPFVRENQQVAAGDVLGRIGSSGNSSGPHLHFEVHLNNNRSSSGAIDPVRFMQQQGAPLGNEE, encoded by the coding sequence ATGACACTGCGGCGGCCGCGCAAAGTCGTCCTCTTGGTCGCTCTCGTCGTCACACTGGCGCTGCTGTGTTGCGGCGGCAGCCTCACCGTCCTCCTGCTCAACGGGCTCAACAACGACGACAACCGGCTCCTCAACGCCTCGCTCGGCTGCGGCAAGGGCGGAGTTGTCGATCCGGACTCCGACCTGCCCCGGATCCGGCCCTACGGTGCGGAGCAGATCCGCAACGCGGCGACCATCATCAATGTCGGCGCAGACCTGGAGTTGCCGCCGCGAGCCTGGGTGATCGCCGTGGCTACCGCGATGCAGGAGTCCGCGCTCAGCAATCTCGGACACCTCGGTACCCGAAACGACCACGACTCGCTCGGTCTCTTCCAGCAGCGACCCAGCACCGGCTGGGGAACTCCGAAGCAGGTACAGGACCCGGTCTACGCGAGCACGAAGTTCTACAACAAACTGAAGACGATCGAGGGCTGGGAGAACATGTCGCTGACCCGGGCCGCACAGAAGGTCCAGGTCAGCGCGTTCCCGGACGCCTACGCGAAGCACGAGCCGCTGGCCACCGAGATCGTGAACACGCTGGCTGACGGAGCGGCCCAGGCTGTCGGTGACTCGGCCAGCTTGGAGTGCGCCGGCGCCGGGCAAATCGCGGCCTCCGGCTGGACGAACCCGGTGAAAGCACCTGTCGGCTCCGGGTTCCGGAGCCCGGAACGGCCTACCCACCAGGGCGTGGACCTGATCGTGGAGAAGTACCGGCCGATCATCGCGGTAGCCAGTGGTGTGGTGTCGCTGGTGAAGTGCGATGAGGACTTCCGCGGGCGAAAGACATGCAATGTGGATGGCTACCCAGGCAAGGGGGGCTGCGGGTGGATGGTCGAGATCATCCACGCGGGCGATGTGATGACGCGTTACTGTCACATGGTGCAACGGCCCTTCGTGCGAGAGAACCAGCAGGTCGCCGCGGGTGACGTCCTCGGCCGAATCGGCAGCAGCGGCAACTCCTCCGGGCCGCACCTGCACTTCGAGGTGCATCTGAACAACAACCGATCCAGCTCCGGCGCGATCGATCCGGTGCGGTTCATGCAGCAACAGGGCGCACCGTTGGGCAACGAAGAATGA
- a CDS encoding IS982 family transposase, with amino-acid sequence MTTDIHALLTALYVKIDDWLGKPRRTGRPPKLSDAALITMAVAQALLGIRSEARWLRFLPQHLPGAFPYLPGQSGYNKRLRAALPLLKKAIRLVAADTDLWFDDVWVTDSTPVECGRSRPTVKRSDLAGWAVYGYCSSHSRFFWGLRLHLICTPSGLPIAWSLADAKADERQVLAAALEQDPELLAARPGQLIIADKGYVSAELDHWLAERGARLLRPSYRNRTPRPGEHLLKPVRQLIESVNDTLKGQLDLELHGGRSIEGVGARVAQRLLAMTAAIWHNRTTGQPVTRSLTAYDH; translated from the coding sequence GTGACGACAGACATCCACGCCCTTCTCACCGCACTCTACGTGAAGATCGACGACTGGCTCGGCAAGCCCCGCCGGACCGGTCGGCCGCCGAAGCTGTCCGACGCCGCACTGATCACCATGGCCGTCGCCCAAGCCCTGCTCGGGATCCGGTCCGAAGCTCGCTGGCTGCGGTTTCTTCCCCAGCACCTCCCCGGCGCGTTTCCCTACCTGCCCGGCCAGTCCGGCTACAACAAGCGGCTGCGGGCGGCGTTGCCGCTGCTGAAGAAGGCGATCAGGCTGGTCGCCGCGGACACCGACCTGTGGTTCGACGACGTCTGGGTCACCGACTCCACCCCTGTCGAATGCGGCCGGTCCCGGCCGACCGTGAAACGTTCCGACCTGGCCGGCTGGGCCGTCTACGGCTACTGCTCGTCACACTCACGCTTCTTCTGGGGCCTGCGGCTCCACCTGATCTGCACGCCCTCTGGCCTGCCGATCGCCTGGTCACTGGCCGACGCGAAAGCAGACGAACGGCAGGTCCTGGCCGCTGCCCTGGAACAAGATCCCGAACTGCTCGCCGCCCGGCCCGGTCAGCTGATCATCGCGGATAAGGGATACGTCTCCGCCGAACTCGACCACTGGCTCGCCGAACGCGGCGCCCGGTTGCTACGGCCGTCCTACCGCAACCGCACCCCGCGACCCGGCGAGCACCTACTCAAACCCGTACGCCAGCTGATCGAGTCGGTCAACGACACCTTGAAAGGCCAGCTCGACCTCGAACTGCACGGCGGCCGCAGCATCGAAGGCGTCGGTGCCCGCGTCGCCCAACGTCTGCTCGCCATGACCGCCGCCATATGGCACAACCGCACCACCGGACAACCCGTGACCAGGTCATTGACCGCCTACGACCACTGA
- a CDS encoding WXG100-like domain-containing protein — protein MTIELPSILTEPLEWIGFDWPQADEDRLLADGQAWIEHGTRLRRHAAEADAAARRVWQENEGASVEAFERWWNGDDGPGRHLDDAATAVELIGAGLIAMAGVTVALKTAYIAQLTLLAFQVGQALATAVPTSGATLAEIPIFIGASRVACRQILHRALQTVEGEIAQIFKQAAELLRTAGTRAAAQHAGDLARHFGQNSEFHRLMREVEKVDVRSPFDGANFYSGKDAAGTPMRVYAEKHADGVTQVTLEQTPGGSRFDDMLLFENGSAVRRGQAVDIWARLSERYAGDAQGAVTAWSHNPRADGIWNTVEKPALERNPSVTKIDVIDPAV, from the coding sequence ATGACCATCGAGCTGCCCTCGATTCTCACCGAACCCCTCGAATGGATCGGATTCGACTGGCCGCAAGCCGACGAGGACCGGCTCCTCGCCGACGGCCAGGCCTGGATCGAACACGGCACCCGCCTGCGCCGGCACGCAGCCGAAGCCGACGCCGCTGCCCGCCGCGTCTGGCAGGAGAACGAAGGCGCCAGCGTCGAAGCCTTCGAACGCTGGTGGAACGGCGACGACGGCCCCGGCCGCCACCTCGACGACGCCGCCACCGCAGTCGAACTGATCGGCGCCGGCCTGATCGCCATGGCCGGCGTGACCGTGGCCCTCAAGACGGCTTACATCGCCCAGCTGACCCTGCTCGCCTTCCAGGTCGGCCAGGCCCTCGCCACCGCCGTCCCCACCAGCGGCGCCACCCTGGCCGAAATCCCGATCTTCATCGGCGCCAGCCGCGTCGCCTGCCGCCAGATCCTGCACCGCGCCCTGCAGACCGTCGAAGGCGAGATCGCCCAGATCTTCAAACAGGCTGCCGAACTCCTCCGCACCGCCGGCACCAGAGCCGCCGCCCAGCACGCCGGCGACCTGGCCCGCCACTTCGGCCAGAACTCCGAATTCCACCGCCTGATGCGCGAAGTGGAGAAGGTCGACGTCCGAAGCCCCTTCGACGGCGCCAACTTCTACTCCGGTAAAGACGCCGCCGGAACGCCGATGCGCGTCTACGCCGAAAAGCACGCCGACGGCGTCACCCAGGTGACCCTGGAACAGACACCCGGCGGCTCCCGGTTCGACGACATGCTGCTCTTCGAGAACGGATCGGCGGTTCGCCGCGGGCAGGCGGTGGACATCTGGGCACGGCTCTCCGAACGGTATGCCGGGGACGCTCAAGGGGCGGTGACCGCGTGGTCACACAATCCGCGCGCCGACGGGATCTGGAACACGGTGGAGAAGCCGGCCTTGGAGCGGAACCCGTCAGTGACGAAGATAGATGTGATCGACCCCGCGGTGTGA